Proteins encoded by one window of Cyanobium sp. NS01:
- the rppB gene encoding two-component system sensor histidine kinase RppB, with protein sequence MSHHRSSTPRLLWRARLRLAGLSLLVMGTLLYAAGFAMGRLLLQTQETAIRRELQSLAGTLHDSLKPALPPEARPSGALAAVLPGLCLAGKPCIPPTDLIHRHAISASDPDRYKLRVFNHHGVLIANSPGALPVRQKPGLLGWALTGERAGERWGTYAIHLHHSHGPGELIWGYLQISSSLEHLDAEANRLWWLGHGVFLLAMVGVAVASWWLAGLAMAPLLEAYRRQEQFSADVAHELRTPLANLLAVVEAERSTADPSTSNMQVTSLDRVLAQGRRLQQLIADLLLLASLERSSPQGLKEVCDLTEIVMDVVEEFSEVAAAAQVSLKAEHLSPCARVLGVESELSRLVINLLSNAIHYTPADGVVDVRLDKQGREVVLAISDSGPGIPVDQQARIFDRFTRLDAARSRQQGGTGLGLAIAQAIARHHGGAITVRSAAGQGAVFMVRLSAGH encoded by the coding sequence GTGAGCCATCACCGTTCCTCAACGCCAAGATTGCTGTGGCGCGCCCGCTTGCGCCTGGCAGGCCTGTCGTTGCTGGTGATGGGCACACTGCTCTATGCAGCCGGCTTTGCCATGGGCCGGTTGCTGCTGCAGACCCAGGAAACGGCGATCAGGCGTGAATTGCAGAGCCTCGCCGGCACGCTGCACGACAGTCTCAAGCCCGCCTTGCCGCCGGAGGCCCGGCCCTCCGGCGCCCTGGCTGCGGTGCTGCCGGGCCTCTGCCTGGCAGGCAAGCCCTGCATTCCGCCGACGGATCTGATCCATCGGCATGCGATCAGTGCAAGCGATCCCGACCGCTACAAGCTGCGAGTGTTCAATCACCACGGGGTTCTGATCGCCAACTCCCCTGGCGCCTTGCCGGTGAGGCAGAAACCTGGGCTGCTGGGCTGGGCATTGACCGGTGAGCGAGCCGGAGAACGCTGGGGCACCTATGCGATTCACCTGCATCACTCCCATGGCCCCGGCGAACTGATCTGGGGCTACCTGCAGATCTCAAGCAGCCTGGAGCACCTCGATGCCGAAGCGAACCGCTTGTGGTGGCTGGGCCATGGGGTCTTCCTTCTAGCGATGGTGGGGGTAGCCGTAGCCAGCTGGTGGTTGGCGGGGCTGGCCATGGCTCCTCTGCTGGAGGCCTACCGGCGCCAGGAACAATTCAGCGCTGATGTGGCCCATGAACTGCGAACACCACTGGCCAACCTGTTGGCCGTCGTGGAGGCGGAGCGCAGCACAGCCGATCCTTCCACCAGCAACATGCAGGTGACCAGTCTGGATCGGGTTCTGGCCCAGGGGCGGAGGCTGCAGCAGCTGATTGCTGATCTGCTGCTGCTCGCGAGCCTGGAGCGATCCTCGCCTCAAGGCCTCAAGGAGGTTTGTGATCTCACCGAGATCGTGATGGATGTGGTGGAGGAGTTCAGTGAAGTGGCCGCTGCTGCTCAGGTCAGCCTCAAGGCGGAGCACCTCAGCCCTTGCGCCAGGGTTCTGGGCGTTGAATCGGAGCTCAGCAGGCTCGTGATCAACCTGCTCAGCAATGCCATTCACTACACCCCGGCAGACGGTGTTGTCGACGTGAGGCTGGACAAGCAGGGCCGGGAGGTTGTGCTGGCCATCAGCGACAGTGGCCCTGGAATCCCCGTCGATCAGCAGGCGAGGATCTTCGATCGCTTTACCCGGCTTGATGCGGCCCGATCCCGGCAGCAGGGGGGCACGGGCCTGG
- the rppA gene encoding two-component system response regulator RppA translates to MRILLVEDEEDLAAAVQTVLQRQGHVVDYCSGGLEGWSLLSGKLARYDLAILDWMLPDLSGVDLCRRARAAGMGLPVLLLTARAETADRVEGLDAGADDYLSKPFAMEELLARIRALQRRHPGYREPLLAAGSYRLDPNVGTLLVTTTTGEVRVELSAKEQQLMAYFLKHPGQIIPGSRLRHQLWDLHQDPVSNVVAAQVRLLRRKLAAHGLPSPIETVPSKGYRLAPPATAET, encoded by the coding sequence CTGCGGATCCTGCTGGTGGAAGACGAAGAGGATCTGGCTGCAGCTGTCCAGACGGTGCTGCAACGCCAGGGCCATGTGGTGGATTACTGCTCCGGCGGTCTGGAGGGTTGGAGCCTGCTGAGCGGTAAACTTGCCCGTTACGACCTCGCCATCCTCGATTGGATGCTGCCGGATCTGAGCGGTGTTGACCTTTGCCGGCGCGCCCGGGCCGCTGGCATGGGGCTACCGGTGTTGTTGCTCACGGCCCGCGCCGAGACTGCCGATCGGGTGGAGGGCCTCGATGCGGGTGCTGATGACTACCTCAGCAAACCTTTTGCGATGGAGGAGCTGCTGGCGAGGATCAGGGCCCTTCAGCGGCGCCACCCCGGCTACCGGGAGCCCTTGTTGGCAGCCGGTAGTTATCGATTGGATCCCAATGTAGGCACGCTGCTGGTCACGACCACCACCGGTGAGGTGCGCGTGGAACTGTCGGCCAAGGAGCAGCAGTTGATGGCCTATTTCCTGAAGCATCCAGGCCAGATCATTCCCGGCTCACGGCTGCGCCATCAACTGTGGGATCTGCATCAGGACCCGGTGAGCAACGTGGTGGCTGCCCAAGTGCGGCTGCTGCGGCGCAAGCTGGCGGCCCACGGCCTTCCCTCGCCGATCGAAACGGTGCCCAGCAAGGGGTATCGGCTCGCACCGCCTGCGACCGCGGAGACGTGA